A section of the Oryzias melastigma strain HK-1 linkage group LG14, ASM292280v2, whole genome shotgun sequence genome encodes:
- the LOC112143059 gene encoding uncharacterized protein C11orf87 homolog — MTARTVEASGLSVPLHRCHGGFQASNGTCAEQLSLFPPFSSTLALLVLVAVLVGIILVSLATFHFHKRKLRNRKIQRAQEEYERDSRSPTRAGARGEPARPCVIVRPVRREEKLLVCQSAESAEGAASAESAEGAESAESAESAKSADVQAEDRRAPHETVPLDC; from the coding sequence ATGACAGCCAGAACCGTGGAGGCCTCGGGGCTGTCGGTGCCGCTGCACCGCTGTCACGGAGGGTTCCAAGCCAGCAACGGCACCTGCGCAGAGCAGCTCAGCCTTTTTCCGCCGTTCTCCTCCACGCTGGCGCTTCTCGTGCTGGTGGCCGTGCTCGTCGGGATCATCCTGGTTTCCCTGGCAACGTTCCACTTCCACAAGAGGAAGCTTCGGAATAGGAAGATCCAGCGCGCGCAGGAGGAGTACGAGCGCGACAGTCGCAGCCCCACGCGCGCCGGGGCGAGAGGAGAGCCCGCCAGGCCGTGCGTCATCGTCCGGCCGGTGAGACGTGAAGAGAAGCTCCTCGTGTGCCAGAGCGCGGAGAGCGCAGAGGGCGCAGCGAGCGCAGAGAGCGCAGAGGGCGCAGAGAGCGCAGAGAGCGCAGAGAGCGCAAAGAGCGCAGACGTCCAGGCTGAGGACAGGCGGGCGCCGCACGAGACAGTTCCTCTTGACTGTTAA